In Felis catus isolate Fca126 chromosome C2, F.catus_Fca126_mat1.0, whole genome shotgun sequence, a single window of DNA contains:
- the LOC123380063 gene encoding guanine nucleotide-binding protein G(s) subunit alpha isoforms XLas-like yields the protein MSLEVLDLGAQHNHRRPQLPLIAALLKCLPTCLATRALSRGPSPTRRPSLRSTWRRNWPSRILLIGGERARALPLRPRTRPPAALPRPLVYKAGGVASKLEREGAGAKKLGPSEAEGPLSRHARRRSRPDKHPEMPIAQAPLDADTHTYQETGPRGPAARLPGSPDSQALGPDADAGSAGTSRLDPPAPTADAPPDSPLTPGSPGFSALWDPSAAPRAPGFFLTRASGTPQRTSSAYEGPLLSSLYLRTPLLSAP from the exons ATGTCACTGGAGGTCTTGGATTTGGGGGCACAGCACAACCACAGGCGGCCCCAACTACCTCTTATAGCAGCTCTCCTGAAGTGCCTTCCCACCTGCCTGGCCACAAGAGCCCTGTCCCGAGGACCGTCTCCCACACGGAGACCCTCACTGCGCTCCACCTGGCGCAGAAACTG GCCCTCCCGAATCCTCCTGATTGGTGGAGAGCGCGCGCGAGCGCTACCGCTCCGCCCCCGGACCCGCCCTCCTGCGGCACTGCCCCGCCCCCTGGTTTACAAGGCTGGCGGTGTGGCTTCCAAGTTGGAACGCGAAGGCGCGGGCGCGAAAAAGCTCGGACCCTCCGAGGCCGAGGGGCCACTTAGCCGTCATGCACGCCGTCGCTCCAGGCCTGACA AGCACCCGGAAATGCCCATTGCCCAGGCCCCCCTCGACGCCGATACCCACACGTACCAGGAGACTGGTCCTCGAGGACCCGCCGCCCGACTCCCAGGCTCGCCCGACTCCCAGGCTCTCGGGCCCGATGCGGATGCGGGCTCCGCCGGCACCTCACGCCTGGATCCCCCAGCCCCGACCGCGGACGCCCCTCCTGACTCCCCGCTCACTCCTGGCTCCCCAGGATTCTCCGCACTCTGGGACCCCTCTgccgccccgcgcgcccccggGTTCTTCCTCACACGAGCGTCCGGGACCCCTCAACGGACCTCCTCGGCGTATGAGGGCCCACTCCTTAGCAGCCTCTACCTCCGCACACCGCTGCTCTCCGCGCCCTGA